The genomic segment GAAGAAATGAAGAAATCAATCATTAAGACAGTCGTGCTTGCTGCGCTCATGGCTCTGCCAATGTTCGCTAAAGCACAAACTTTCGCTGGTATCACAGCCGAGCAGAACGCACAGAAAACTCCTGAAGGATGGACTGCCGTAGAACTGCCACAGTTGCCTACCATCACTTCGGCAAACACATTTAATATCAAAGATTATGGTGCTTCTACTACGACAGAAGACAACACCAAGGCTATCCAAAAAGCACTTGATGCTGTGCCTACAACAGGTGGTATGGTCGTGATTCCTGCCGGTACATGGATGTTTGGTAGTATAGACCAGATGACAAGCAAGACCGAAGTACTCAGCATCAAGTCGAAAACCGTTCTCCACCTTTGCGCAGGAGCAACCTTGAAGCTCGTGGAATATGGAAAGGCACCAAATAACGAAACAATCTTTATCGGTTGCAAGAACAAGAACCAGAGCGACATTGTCATAGAGGGCGAAGGTGAAACTTCTATTATCGATGGTCAGGGTACTCGCTGGTGGAAGGCTCGCGACAATAAGGAGACATTCAATCCTGGAGCGATGATCCGTTTCGAGAAAGGCAGCCGATTCCTGATTCGCAGTCTCAAGGTACAGAATACTCCTGGTGTCAACATCACCTTGAGCAACAGCAATGGTGCCAGCAATGGTACTGTTCATGATGTAATCATCTATAACCCTTCTTCTGAAACCAAGACAGAGCAGCCTTCTCATAACACAGACGGTATCTCTATCTGGGGTCATCACATGAACATCTATAACTGCAACATCAGTACAGGTGATGATAACGTAGTTTGCGATGACAATGCACAGTATATCCATGTTTGGAACTGCGACTTCGGTACAGGACATGGTGCTTCTATCGGTAGCTACACCAAGAACATCAAGCATGTATGGTTCGACAACATCACCATGAACGGAACAACAGCAGGAATCCGCATGAAGACGGGTATCAATAGCAATGGTACGCTGCGTGGCGGTGGCGAGGAGGACTGGAAGTTCACCAACTTCACCATGACCAAGGTTAAGAACCCATTCTCTATCGACTGCTACTACGACAAGAACTACAACAGCGACCCTGCCGTAGATAAGGCAAACGCCAGAGCTCTTGATAGTACTACCCCAACCTACACCAACATTCTGCTTCAGAACGTGAAGACAACAGATGTCTGCGAAGGTAACGCTATCTTCCTGATTGGCCGCCCTGAGAGCCACATCAAGAACGTGACACTCGACAACGTGCAGATTTCTGCCAAGAAAGGTATCGACATCCGTTTCGTAGATAATCTCGTGTTTAAGAATAATTCTAAGATTACCGTCAGCAGCGGTTCAATCTGGCTCAAGAAGTTTGCTTCTACTTGGACAGACGAATGTGATGCTACGTCTACAGGTTCAACCGTTACTGATACCAAGGGTCCTTTCACATTAAACTCAAAAACTTTGACGGATAAGACAGCCGGTTCTTTCAGCAACGGCTTCGCTATCAGCAATGAGAAGGGAAAGATATACGATACTGGTTCTGGTACCAACTATATCAAGTATAGCGCCAATCAATACACCATCATCATTCCTGACGGCATAAAGATTGTCAAAATGGATATCGAGGGAAAAGACAATTACACAGATGCAGATGCCTATCTCGGCGAGATAAACGGCACAAGCTATGATGCTTCTACCTATGTTTTTCCAAAAGACAAAAGTCTGAAAAAATATACAGTAGAGTTTGATTCACCTGTAGAGCACACGCTTACTTTCACTCCAAAGGTAAAGCAGTGCATCCTGCAGTTCACTCTCTATACAGAGACTTCTACAGGCATTCAGCCAATTGCTGCCATCGCCAAGGTAAACAATAACAACATTTACGACCTCAGCGGTCGCATGGTAAAGCTCAATGCCAAGGCGGAAGACCTGCAAGGTCTCAAAAAAGGGATCTATATCTACAACAACAAGAAATACGTAGCTAAATAATTCATTTAAACATCGGTAACAATGAAAATAAAATCTCATTCACTCCTGTGCCTTCTCGCAACCATCGCTTTGAGTTCTCCGCTCTCTGCGGTGAGCGTGAATGCCCAGAAAGCGGTATCCAAGACATGGAATCCGAACCTGAAGAACGGAATGTACCGCAATCCGGTTATTGACGCCGACTACTCAGACCCAGACGTATGCCGTGTGGGCAATGACTACTATATGACCTCCTCTTCTTTCCAGTGTTTCCCTGGTCTGCAGATTCTGCACAGTACCGACCTGGTAAACTGGGAGATTATAGGCGCTGCCCTACTCGATGACTATCCTGTTTTACCAGAATACCAGGGCACCGAACTGGATTGGCGCAAGAAGGTTCAGCATGGCAACTATGTGTGGGCACCCTCTATCCGCTACCATGACGGATGGTTCTACATCTACTGTGGCGATCCTGACCAGGGTCTCTTCATGACCAAGACACAAGACCCTCGTGGTCCATGGGAACCTATCACTTGGGTGATGAAGGGAAAAGGTCTTATCGACTGCTGCCCTCTCTGGGATGAAGACGGCAAGGCTTATCTTTCGCATGGATGCGCCGGTTCAAGAGCCGGCATCAAGTCAGTGCTCTTCGTAGCTCCGATGTCACCAGACGGCACCAAGGTTATCGGTCCTTCACGCATCGTATATGATGGTCACGAAGACCAGCCTACCATCGAGGGTACCAAATTCTACAAGCGCAACGGATATTATTATATCATGAGTCCTGCGGGCGGAGTGAAGTATGGCTGGCAGGTAGAACTGCGTTCCAAGAATCCATACGGTCCTTACGAGGAGTATGTGGGTATGGCACAGGGAAAGAACAAGAAGGTAAACGGCCCTCACCAGGGTGCATGGGTAGATACCCAAAACGGCGAAGACTGGTTCCTCCACTTCCAGGATAAGCACGCTTATGGTCGTGTGGTTCATCTGCAACCAGCCAAATGGGTAAACGACTGGCTCGTTATCGGAGACGACAAGGATGGTGACGGCTGCGGTGACCCTGTTCAGCAATGGAAGAAGCCAAACCTGCCATCAAGCGGTAACTTCCAGCCTAAGGAATCGGATGATTTCAACAGCATAGATTTAGGTCTGCAATGGCAGTGGAACGGTCCTTACAGTCAGTACTGGTACTTCTGTGATGCCAAGAACTCCAAGTTGCGTCTCTATGGCGTGCAGCAGGCTGAAGATGTAAAGAACCTGTATGATTTGCCAAACCTCCTGCTCCAGAAACTCCCTACCGAGAACTTTACTGCTACTGCCAAGGTGAAGTTCATACCTAACCGCACCGAGGCTTACAAGGAGAAAGATAAGGTACTGGGCGAAAGCGCCGGCATGATCATGCAAGGCATGGACTATGCAGCACTCAAGTTTGTTGATACCAAGGAAGAGGGGGTTGTATTGCAATATGTAACCTGCGAGAAGGCAGAGAAGGGAAAGGCTGAGAAAGTGGTGAAGCAAGTGGCCGTCAAGACCAGCAAGCTGCCTCAACCTTACACCGTGAAGTATGCCGTAGATGATATTCCTTCATCTCGCATCGCTACCCAGGATGTATGGCTCCGCGTGAAGGTTCATAGCGAAGGCATCGCCAACCAGATACAGGCTATCGCTGAATGGAGCTACAGTCTGGATGGCAAGAAATTCACCAAGATAGGCAATCCTTTCACTGTGCGTGAAGGCAAGTGGATAGGTGCCAAGCTCGGTTTCTTCAACACCCGCACAGCCAAGAAGAACGATGCAGCCTTCTTCGACGTAGACTGGATTCATTTCGAAAAATAACGCTTTCCAGCTAACGCGTTATTTCAGAGAATATTTTGGGAAACAAAAAAATCCCCCTCATTGCAAATCAATGCAGCGAGGGGGATTAATCTTTATAAGTAATCTAAAAATTCTAATCTTTCTTTTCTTCTGTAGGCTCTGCCTTTGTTGTTTTCTTGGCAGATGCCTTCTTGGCTGCAGGCTTAGCTGCGGCCTTCTTGGCAGGAGCAGCCTTGGCAGGCTTCTCGCCATGGTGCTTCTCTGCCTCCTTCTCTATCTTTTCAATCTTAGCCTGAAGACGGACAATCTCCTTGTCCTTCATCTCAAGCTCTTCATCCTGATTCTTGATGGTAGTAAGCAGGCCCTCAAGCTGATCGTTATCAACATCAGCAGGATAGAGGTCGTTTACTCGGGTGATGAAGTCGCCAAGAATGTTCATATAGTTAGTGAAAGCATCGAAAGGACTTGAATAGATACCTC from the Segatella copri genome contains:
- a CDS encoding glycoside hydrolase family 28 protein, whose product is MKKSIIKTVVLAALMALPMFAKAQTFAGITAEQNAQKTPEGWTAVELPQLPTITSANTFNIKDYGASTTTEDNTKAIQKALDAVPTTGGMVVIPAGTWMFGSIDQMTSKTEVLSIKSKTVLHLCAGATLKLVEYGKAPNNETIFIGCKNKNQSDIVIEGEGETSIIDGQGTRWWKARDNKETFNPGAMIRFEKGSRFLIRSLKVQNTPGVNITLSNSNGASNGTVHDVIIYNPSSETKTEQPSHNTDGISIWGHHMNIYNCNISTGDDNVVCDDNAQYIHVWNCDFGTGHGASIGSYTKNIKHVWFDNITMNGTTAGIRMKTGINSNGTLRGGGEEDWKFTNFTMTKVKNPFSIDCYYDKNYNSDPAVDKANARALDSTTPTYTNILLQNVKTTDVCEGNAIFLIGRPESHIKNVTLDNVQISAKKGIDIRFVDNLVFKNNSKITVSSGSIWLKKFASTWTDECDATSTGSTVTDTKGPFTLNSKTLTDKTAGSFSNGFAISNEKGKIYDTGSGTNYIKYSANQYTIIIPDGIKIVKMDIEGKDNYTDADAYLGEINGTSYDASTYVFPKDKSLKKYTVEFDSPVEHTLTFTPKVKQCILQFTLYTETSTGIQPIAAIAKVNNNNIYDLSGRMVKLNAKAEDLQGLKKGIYIYNNKKYVAK
- a CDS encoding glycoside hydrolase family 43 protein, which encodes MKIKSHSLLCLLATIALSSPLSAVSVNAQKAVSKTWNPNLKNGMYRNPVIDADYSDPDVCRVGNDYYMTSSSFQCFPGLQILHSTDLVNWEIIGAALLDDYPVLPEYQGTELDWRKKVQHGNYVWAPSIRYHDGWFYIYCGDPDQGLFMTKTQDPRGPWEPITWVMKGKGLIDCCPLWDEDGKAYLSHGCAGSRAGIKSVLFVAPMSPDGTKVIGPSRIVYDGHEDQPTIEGTKFYKRNGYYYIMSPAGGVKYGWQVELRSKNPYGPYEEYVGMAQGKNKKVNGPHQGAWVDTQNGEDWFLHFQDKHAYGRVVHLQPAKWVNDWLVIGDDKDGDGCGDPVQQWKKPNLPSSGNFQPKESDDFNSIDLGLQWQWNGPYSQYWYFCDAKNSKLRLYGVQQAEDVKNLYDLPNLLLQKLPTENFTATAKVKFIPNRTEAYKEKDKVLGESAGMIMQGMDYAALKFVDTKEEGVVLQYVTCEKAEKGKAEKVVKQVAVKTSKLPQPYTVKYAVDDIPSSRIATQDVWLRVKVHSEGIANQIQAIAEWSYSLDGKKFTKIGNPFTVREGKWIGAKLGFFNTRTAKKNDAAFFDVDWIHFEK